CCGTCTTGTTCCAGTGTCCTTTGTTAAACAAGCTCTGTTATTCATTTCTgtgatttaagaaaataaaagaagcttCAGCTTTTCTGAGAAGTATTCTTAAAATCAAGAGAGAATGGGGAGAGGGGGACATCCTTCAGAGCCGGGCTAGGATGAGGTGAGCAACGAGCTTGGTGGGCAGCATTTAAGGAGGCGCTCACTATGAGTTCAGAGTTGGCCTTGGGATGACCTTTCTTAAAGTATCGCACCTTAGGGGCCTCCCTGGCCTTGCCCTAGTCCAGATCCTGGCTTCCAGTTGGTAATAGTATTAAGCAACTTCCCTCTTTTCTGCCCCAGGTACAAAGCCATCGTGCGGCCAATGGATATCCAGGCCTCCCATGCCCTGCTGAAAATCTGCCTCAAAGCTGCACTGATCTGGATTGTCTCCATGCTGCTGGCCATCCCAGAGGCCGTGTTTTCTGACCTACATCCCTTCCATGAGGAAAGCACCAACCGGACCTTCATTAGCTGTGCCCCATACCCACACTCTAATGAGCTGCATCCCAAAATCCACTCCATGGCTTCCTTCCTGGTCTTCTACATCATCCCACTGTCGATCATCTCTGTTTACTACTATTTCATCGCCAGAAATCTGATCCAGAGTGCCTACAATCTCCCCGTGGAAGGGAATATACATGTCAAGAAGCAGGTGGGTGCTTAGGAGTAATTCATTTCCTCCTTGGGGATTCGATCCCTTGCTTATGTGTAGGACTCCATTGACAAGTTCCATATTTAGGTGGTCCTGCTGCCTGATTCTACAGTAGAAGAGGTGAGTGATCTGTGGCCAGATGGTAAACAGAGGCTCCTAGCTGCAGAAGACTCAGCATTCAGATGTCCCTTAGAATCTTGTTCTTTTACTTAAGGCTAGGTTTAGTGAGGTGCTGAGAACCTGAAAGCTTTGGAGTATGGGTTTGTTtctgagaaaaatctgaaaaacatgttgctgctgctaagttgcttcagtcgtgtccgactctgtgcgactccatagacggcagcccaccaggctcccccgtccctgggattctccaggcaagaacgctggagtgggttgccatttccttctccaatgcatgaaagtgaaaagtgaaagtgaagtcgctcagtcatgtccgactctgtgcaaccccatggactgcagcctaccaggctcctccgtccatgggattttccaggcaagagtactggagtggggtgccattgccttctccaaaaaaaaaaaaaagcatgttagtgttttttaaaagataaaatgtagtGTCTCAGAGGATGTGCCTGCTTTAAACTCCAGTCGCATTCTTTGGGTAGGAAGAGGGTCACCATATGTGATAAGGCAGAAAGGGCTGGAAAATGAGGGTGgttgaagaaaaagaagtagTTTGATTAAGATGGGTTCACATTGATTTGAGTTCAAATCCAGGCTTCCTGACCTACTCATTTACCCTCTCTGAGTTTCTTACCCATGATGAGGGTAATAACCCTTATATTAGAAGGCTGTTGGAGGATGACAAGAGGAGCATATATACCCCCAGGTGGTCCAGAATGCAGGATGCCCTCCATCTCTGTTAGCCTCTCTTCCCCAGTCCCCCATCACCCCCATAATCTCATCCTGAGGTATAAATGGTAGAAACCACGGACTCTGGCTTTCTCCTCTGTGGCAATTTTGGCCTTCTAGTCCAAATGTAGATCGAGTGGTATTTATGATGGAAAGACAGAAAGACTCTCCCCTCATTTAAAATGTGTAGCCGACTTAGTTGGAGGCTTCACctctaaaattctctttttttttccactcaattATGGGGGGAAAGCAGCAGTCCTCAGTGAAACTCTCTCCCTGCTTGAAGGAGCTCTCAGTGGAGAACATTCATTGTATACCAAATTCTTGAAGGAGAATGATGTTTCCTCTTGCCGTAGCAAAGTGAGTTGGGAACAGAAGGAGAAGCTCAGCCCGCTTTTGTTTGAGACTCTTCCTATATTATATAGGTTAGAAATaacttgagattaaaaaaaaaaagtaataggcAGTTATCTTAGTTTGGCCAATGGGGAAGAACAAAGCTTGGTCCTTTTTTAAGCATcagagggaagaagaaattaTTAACTGTGGAGCCAAGGAAGACATGAAGTCATATGGCTGATAACTGCACCAATGCCCTCCTGAGGAAAAAGAGGGCACTTACTAGAATTTCATTGTGCAGTCCACTCAAGTGTGTAATCAACTTTGTTTAAAGAGCTGCTCTCACTGTACTCTGCTCATTCATTTCTGCTTCCTGGcatttgcctttttgtgtttctgactgttttctttttctgtctgtttctattgcttttctctcctctgtttctcttctcttctctctcctatgGAACTCATTTTCTGGGCCTTGTGAGCTCGTCCATTTCCCTAAtgcattttccccttctttttctctgCCCACATCTTTGTCTCTGCATCCCCCACCCTGTCCCTTggtccctctgtctctctgcGTGTGACTCTGTCCTCAGATCGAATCCAGGAAGCGCCTGGCCAAGACAGTGCTGGTGTTCGTGGGCCTCTTTGCCTTCTGCTGGCTCCCCAACCATATCATCTACCTGTATCGCTCCTACCACTACTCCGAGGTGGACACCTCCATGCTCCACTTCATCACCAGCATCTGCGCCCGCCTTCTGGCCTTCACCAACTCCTGCGTGAACCCTTTTGCCCTCTACCTGCTGAGCAAGAGTTTCAGGAAGCAGTTCAACACCCAGCTCCTCTGCTGCCGGCCTGGCCTGATGAGCCGGTCTCACAGTGCCGGCAGAAGTACCAGCTGCATGACCTCCTTCAAGAGCACCAACCCCTCCGCCGCCACCTTCAGCCTCATCAATGGAAACATCTGTCACGAGGGGTATGTCTAGACTCATCCTTGACCCTGCCCCCCTGGTTTTGCTTTATGGCTGGTGAGGAGCCCTTGTTTTGCTGGTTGTCTCTGTACCCTCCGAAGACCCTTTGGCAGGCTTGTGAGTGATCTGGGTGGGTAGAGGAGAGGCCCAAATGGGTCACTTGGAAGGCCTATCACGGCTTGCATTTTCCATTTCAACTTGTGGACGCTGCTTCGAAGGTAGAACAAACTTTCCCTTTTTAAGAAAAGGGAACAAATaggaaatctttattttaagcatTAAACCCAGATATACAGATGTGCTCAACTAAGTCAGAGAAACTGCCTGAACAACC
This genomic interval from Bos indicus x Bos taurus breed Angus x Brahman F1 hybrid chromosome X, Bos_hybrid_MaternalHap_v2.0, whole genome shotgun sequence contains the following:
- the GRPR gene encoding gastrin-releasing peptide receptor is translated as MALNDCLLLNLEVDHFVHCNISNHSVELPMNDDWFHPGILYVIPAIYGVIILIGLVGNITLIKIFCTVKSMRNVPNLFISSLALGDLLLLVTCAPVDASRYLADKWLFGRIGCKLIPFIQLTSVGVSVFTLTALSADRYKAIVRPMDIQASHALLKICLKAALIWIVSMLLAIPEAVFSDLHPFHEESTNRTFISCAPYPHSNELHPKIHSMASFLVFYIIPLSIISVYYYFIARNLIQSAYNLPVEGNIHVKKQIESRKRLAKTVLVFVGLFAFCWLPNHIIYLYRSYHYSEVDTSMLHFITSICARLLAFTNSCVNPFALYLLSKSFRKQFNTQLLCCRPGLMSRSHSAGRSTSCMTSFKSTNPSAATFSLINGNICHEGYV